From Mytilus edulis chromosome 9, xbMytEdul2.2, whole genome shotgun sequence, the proteins below share one genomic window:
- the LOC139489044 gene encoding transmembrane protein 220-like, translating into MKGEYRITPPEEDVIKVQHGVKIWKAINAIMAIFFLLAAFANLNDSDWYIWVPVYSVPGILSLVSCIKPDSQNSLVWSYVAVTSLGFCIALALYIIIVSTDIKRINNPLKFEEGRELSGSLIIITWLSMSKFTNIGRPGSTVSNNVLRNVLLLIICLLAVVPVMIWSVCLHETGKSYHHCGGNTEIKHEL; encoded by the exons ATGAAAGGAGAGTACAGAATCACACCACCTGAAGAGGATGTTATAAAAGTACAACATGGAGTAAAAATATGGAAAGCTATTAATGCCATAATGGCAATTTTCTTCCTCTTAGCTGCCTTTGCTAAT ttaAATGATAGTGATTGGTACATATGGGTG CCAGTCTACTCAGTTCCAGGTATTCTGTCTTTAGTGAGCTGTATTAAACCAGATTCTCAAA attcTTTAGTGTGGTCCTATGTAGCAGTTACTTCCCTTGGATTTTGTATTGCATTAGCTTTGTACATCATTATTGTATCTACAGATATTAAAAGAATTAACAATCCTCTAAAGTTTGAAGAAGGAAG agAATTATCAGGATCACTGATTATAATCACATGGTTAAGTATGTCTAAATTCACCAACATTGGAAG ACCTGGGAGTACAGTAAGCAACAATGTGTTACGGAATGTTTTGTTACTGATTATATGTTTATTAGCAGTTGTACCAGTCATGATCTGGTCTGTATGTTTACACGAGACTGGAAAAAGCTATCATCACTGTGGAGGAAATACTGAAATCAAACATGAATTGTGA
- the LOC139489041 gene encoding ubiquitin carboxyl-terminal hydrolase 22-like, with translation MSICEHLNDYKSIHGTNAYRLIHAYFVACPSAEARRRKAASNRCHTCQKYALRLHACLHCVYFGCYNDRHIHGHAERKGHHLAMDLSYGTVFCFACNDYMYDPELETISTSQHQKSAKAQGLKQQFIRWEPTDIEKEILLQNPKRRKVETTSTIGLRGLINLGNTCFMNCIVQALIHTPVLRDYFLADKHVCEMKDDEARQCLVCEMSRLFQEFYSGARAPHIPFRLLHLVWTNARHLAGYEQQDAHEFLIAALDVLHRHCKGYSANLLLSHSRPSIQGSNGTNNPIVHCNCIIDQIFTGGLQSDVTCQQCKNVSTTIDPIWDISLDLGPGPPQSNGTTNSSPSSGYSNSPGTYEPTSLLDCLKRFTKPEHLGSSAKIKCSTCQSYQESTKQLTMKKQPVVACFHLKRFEHSTGYHKKISTFVSFPDELDMTPFMSSSRDNKNGYINQIVQESAKSLSCDNKYSLFAVVNHMGTIECGHYTCYIRQHKDQWFKCDDHLISRASPQEVLNSEGYLLFYHKQILEYH, from the exons ATGTCGATTTgtgaacatttaaatgactatAAATCAATTCATGGAACAAATGCATATCGATTAATCCATGCATATTTCGTAGCTTGCCCGTCGGCTGAAGCCAGGCGACGAAAG gCTGCTTCCAATAGATGTCATACATGTCAGAAATATGCACTTAGGCTTCATGCCTGCTTACACTGTGTTTATTTTGGATGCTATAATGACAGGCATATTCATGGACATGCTGAAAGGAAGGGCCACCATCTGG cTATGGATTTAAGTTATGGAACAGTATTCTGTTTTGCCTGTAATGATTACATGTACGACCCAGAATTAGAAACAATTTCTACCTCACAACATCAAAAATCTGCAAAGGCTCAAG gATTAAAACAACAGTTTATACGATGGGAACCTACTGATATTGAGAAGGAAATTCTATTACAGAATCCTAAAAGAAGGAAAGTAGAAACTACATCAACAATAG GTCTGCGAGGATTGATTAATTTAGGAAACACTTGTTTTATGAACTGCATTGTACAGGCATTGATTCACACACCCGTTTTGAGAGACTATTTTTTAGCTGATAAGCATGTTTGTGAAATGAAAGACGACGAAGCTCGGCAGTGCCTTGTTTGTGAAATGTCCAGACTTTTTCAAGAA TTTTACTCTGGAGCCAGGGCTCCACATATTCCATTTCGACTTTTACACCTGGTGTGGACCAATGCTCGTCACTTGGCAGGATATGAGCAGCAGGATGCTCATGAATTCCTGATTGCAGCACTTGATGTGTTACACAGACATTGTAAAGGTTACTCCGCTAATCTATTGTTGTCTCACAGTCGACCAAGTATTCAAG GTTCTAATGGGACCAACAACCCAATTGTACACTGTAACTGTATAATTGATCAGATATTCACTGGTGGACTTCAATCAGATGTTACATGTCAGCAGTGCAA GAATGTATCAACAACCATAGATCCTATATGGGATATATCTCTAGATCTAGGTCCAGGACCTCCACAATCCAATGGCACAACTAATTCCTCTCCCAGCTCAG GTTATTCTAATAGTCCAGGAACATACGAACCTACCTCACTACTTGACTGCTTAAAAAG ATTTACCAAACCTGAACATTTAGGGAGTTCAGCCAAAATAAAGTGTAGTACATGTCAAAGTTATCAGGAATCAACAAAGCAACTGACAATGAAAAAACAACCGGTAGTGGCATGTTTTCATCTAAAG agGTTTGAACACTCAACAGGGTAtcataaaaagatatcaacatttgtatCATTCCCAGACGAACTTGACATGACTCCATTTATGTCTTCATCTCGTGACAATAAAAATGGTTACATTAATCAAATCGTCCAAGAATCTGCCAAAAGTCTTTCATGTGATAACAA GTATTCCTTATTTGCTGTGGTAAATCATATGGGTACTATAGAATGTGGTCACTACACATGTTATATACGTCAACACAAGGACCAGTGGTTTAAATGTGATGACCATCTGATCAGTCGTGCTTCCCCACAGGAGGTGCTTAATAGTGAAGG GTATTTATTATTTTACCACAAGCAGATACTTGAGTACCATTGA
- the LOC139489045 gene encoding uncharacterized protein — MASASLPQTAQIPVGCLLCEGGNKIQWKCLECSLLMCTRCKDVVHPKFKNTGNHKVVNIKDVTTDESDGNLSFGDYKCKVHAVQICCFYCKDCEQFICIKCITTAHKGHNIVDEDQYNAEIDKRLEIDKLLEIQKETEKKLSKLTLSKDARENIGTRESSIAEHDKKELQKQNPIVIARHFMTDVGDITSISSCGDGSVWIADLVKGVVKRIKMTEHTIQVLSNIKVDVYDMDFIFTNFLLVSVESNRLKLIEGKNGKKSDSIFKVAKLLTCAVHVTRNKTIIIGAVKQKSSFSVKGRCVVFIGDLDWNNVSEYEYDYQNKPLFTYPHRITSTSNGNICVIDVLDEYGSGRVVVMRMRPEGKYLQVYTGHPEMNSQVRRFDPKDIITTPSDNIIVADCNNHLLHILNSDGQLLLSYKTTLIGIQLPYSLALSRPGHFFIGCASPKGSQDSVKAKLYELQYSGF, encoded by the coding sequence ATGGCCAGTGCATCTCTGCCACAGACGGCTCAGATTCCAGTTGGATGTTTATTGTGTGAGGGAGGAAATAAAATCCAGTGGAAATGTCTCGAATGCTCGTTACTGATGTGTACTAGATGTAAAGACGTGGTTCATCCAAAGTTTAAAAATACTGGCAATCATAAAGTCGTTAATATCAAAGACGTGACAACTGATGAATCTGACGGAAACCTTAGTTTTGGAGATTATAAATGCAAAGTGCACGCTGTGCAGATCTGCTGCTTTTATTGCAAGGACTGTGAACAATTTATTTGTATCAAGTGTATTACAACTGCCCATAAAGGACATAATATAGTTGATGAGGACCAATATAATGCGGAAATTGACAAACGGCTTGAAATTGACAAACTGCTTGAAATTCAGAAAGAAACCGAGAAGAAACTAAGCAAGCTCACTTTGTCAAAAGATGCTCGTGAAAATATTGGTACTCGTGAATCTAGTATTGCAGAGCACGACAAAAAAGAACTTCAAAAGCAAAACCCAATTGTAATTGCCAGACATTTTATGACAGATGTTGGAGATATCACTTCAATATCATCATGTGGTGATGGTTCAGTATGGATTGCTGACTTAGTAAAGGGTGTGGTGAAGCGTATCAAAATGACAGAACATACTATCCAGGTCTTGTCAAATATCAAAGTCGATGTGTATGACATGGACTTTATATTTACTAATTTTCTCCTGGTATCAGTCGAAAGCAACAGACTTAAGTTGATCGAaggaaaaaatggaaaaaaatcagattctATATTCAAAGTGGCAAAATTGCTGACATGTGCCGTTCATGTTACCAGAAATAAAACTATTATCATAGGAGCAGTGAAGCAAAAATCGTCATTTTCTGTCAAAGGAAGATGTGTGGTATTTATTGGGGACCTTGACTGGAACAATGTGTCTGAATACGAATATGACTATCAAAACAAGCCTTTATTCACCTATCCGCACAGAATAACAAGTACTAGCAATGGTAATATATGTGTGATAGATGTGTTAGATGAATATGGCAGCGGTAGAGTAGTGGTAATGAGGATGAGACCAGAAGGAAAGTATTTACAAGTATACACTGGTCACCCCGAGATGAACTCCCAGGTTAGACGTTTTGATCCTAAAGATATTATAACAACACCATCAGATAACATCATCGTGGCTGACTGCAACAATCATTTATTGCATATTCTTAACTCTGATGGGCAGCTACTTTTATCATATAAGACTACTCTTATAGGAATCCAACTACCGTATTCTCTAGCTCTTTCTAGACCAGGACATTTTTTCATAGGATGTGCTTCTCCAAAAGGAAGTCAAGATTCAGTCAAAGCTAAACTTTATGAACTGCAGTACTCGGGATTTTAA
- the LOC139490184 gene encoding riboflavin-binding protein-like, with protein MHTYGQTSFKLQYCSFFNNRAPKPQPSLKNCTWFRENSCCMQEEIDATFGRVKPLVGASPDCLRYTNYLMCYICDPLQDRFYCRERLTVCEDFCDSWYQACGSAILKGSIINSLYTNGGNFCESRSFVVEQNTDTCFRVDSALASINSGNYLQNNIGLLIIGPLIFCKHLTNI; from the coding sequence ATGCATACATATGGACAGACATCGTTTAAATTACAGTATTGTTCATTTTTCAACAATCGAGCACCAAAACCGCAACCAAGTTTGAAAAACTGTACATGGTTCCGTGAAAACTCTTGTTGTATGCAAGAAGAAATTGACGCTACGTTTGGAAGAGTCAAACCGTTAGTTGGAGCCTCTCCAGATTGTCTGAGATACACTAACTATCTAATGTGTTATATATGTGACCCTTTACAGGATAGATTTTATTGCAGAGAAAGACTAACGGTGTGTGAAGATTTCTGTGATTCTTGGTACCAGGCCTGCGGGTCTGCCATTCTGAAAGGCTCCATTATCAATTCTCTGTATACAAATGGTGGCAACTTTTGTGAAAGTAGAAGTTTTGTAGTTGAACAGAACACAGATACGTGTTTTCGTGTAGACAGTGCGTTAGCTAGTATAAATTCAGGTAATTATCTACAGAATAATATTGGATTATTGATTATTGGTCCACTTATATTCTGTAAACACTTGACAAATATATGA